CCCGGCCCATGGCGGATCCTGCCGGGAATTCCTTTGCGGCTCTGGCGCGATCCTTGTGGTCGTTGAGGATGGTCACCCCGTACCGAAGGAGCCGCCGCTCAATGCTGAGCTCGGGTTCCATCAGGTAATTGGCCAGGGCAGCAGCCTCACAGGCGGCGCGGGACAAGAGGGATGCCGCGTAGAGGGGGATCCGTGAGCCTTCGAGCAGGGTGATGGTGCTGAGGATGTAGTCGCGAGCGCCAGCGGCCGTGTATCCGGCAACACTGTTCCCGGCGCGCCATAGGAAGCGGCGCGCCTTGGCTCGGTCGTCGCTACCGCGGTTGATGGCCGTCTGCTCGGTCTTCTGCGGGCTGGTGGCCCCGGGCTTCTGCCCGTAGTCGTCGGCGTTGGCGTCGAACTCCGCGATGGAGTCGTCGAGGACCTTGCGGGAGAGAGTAATGATGCGGGAGGAGGCGATGGCATCGGTGGTCATGCGAGGGACTGTAAAGACTCTGTGGCGCCATCTGCCATGGGTTTCCGTGCGGGTCGTCCAGGATGCAGGTCCTTCTGGCGCTGGGGTCCTGCTCGACCTCGGCCAGGACCCAATGCCGCGAAGCTTAAGTTGATCAAGGAGTGGTTCGCCGGGGAGCTGCCCGGTGCGCTGCTCAACGTCCCGTCAGTCGTGCGGCTAGGGTTGCCGCATGGTTCAGGGGTCCGTCGAATCGGATGGTCCGGTCGCGCGACCGGACCAGGTGTCGTTGGGAGTCTTGGTTGCGGCGGTGCCGCGATTCAAGGTCGATGAGGCCGCAGCGGTGTGCGGGGTGGCCGAGCAGCGTCGAGGGGGCAAACTCCCTCCGCACGTGACCGCCTATCTGACGATGGCGCTGTGCCTGTTCTCTGACGACGCGGCCGAGGAGGTCGCGCAGAAGGTCACCGGATCGCTGTCGCAGTTCGGCGTGTGGGACGCCGCGTGGGAACCGCCGACGTCGTCGGGGATCACCCAGGCGCGCAAGCGGCTGGGCCGGGATGTGCTGCGCGAGACGTTCTACCGGGTGGCAGAGCCGGTGGCCACCAGTGAGACCCGGGGCGCGTGGCTGCGCGGATGGCGCCTGATGGCCATCGACGGTTTCGACCTCGACCTTCCCGACTCGGCCGAGAACGCAGCCGAGTTCGGTTACGCCGGCAACGACCAGTCCCGCTCCGCGTTCCCCAAGGCCCGGGTGGTGGCCGTCGTCGAGTGTGGTTCGCACGCCTTCGTCGACGCCGAGGTCGGCCCGTGGAACCGCAGCGAGAAGGCGATGGCGGCGTCGCTACTGCCCTCGATCTCCACTGACTGGCTGCTGCTGGCCGATCGGGGCTTCTACAGCTTCGCCGCGTTCAGCGCCGCTGCCCAGACCGGGGCGGCGCTGTGCTGGCGGGCACCGACGCAGCTGTCGCTGCCGGTCCTGAAGGTCCTGTCCGATGGTACGTATCTGTCGGCCCTGGTTGATCCGCGCCTGCGCGGCCGGCAGCGGGAGGAACTGCTGCAGGAGGCGAAATCCGGTGCGAAGCCGGACCCGGCCGCCGCCCACGTGGTGCGGATCGTGGAGTACGACGTCCCCGACCGCGACGGCGGGGAGCTGATCTGTCTGATCACTACGGTCACCGAGCCGGAGGACGCGACCGCCGCTGAACTGGCGGCTGCCTATCACCAGCGGTGGGAGGAGGAAGCCGCGAACGGCCAGCTGAAGACGGTTCTGCGCGGCCCTGGGAAGGTACTTCGGTCCAAGAGCCCGGACCTGGTCCACCAGGAGATCTGGGCCTACCTGCTGGTCCACTACGCGATCAACTCCCTGATCTGCCAAGCCGCGACCGGTGCCGACATCGACCCGGACCGGATCAGCTTCCTCAGGACCCTCAACATCGTCCGCCGCACCGCCACCGGGACGGCGGCCTTTCCCCCCTGAACGCTGGGAAGCGGTCAAGGCGGATGTTCTCGCCACGCTTGCCGCGCGCCGAAACTGCAACCCAGCGCGCCGCCACCGCTCCTACCCACGTGTGGTCAAGCGCGCCCGCCACAACTCCTACCGGGTGAAGAGGACTTCGGATGCAGGCACCCGACACGCGGGGCCACCGAGCCTGAAGTTCGCCTCACTCGGGACCGCACCGCCCGCCACTCCAAGATCAACTTAAGCTTCGTGGCATTGGGCCAGGACCCCCGGGAGCAGTCACCCGAAACCACACTGGCGCGCTCACCGATCACGGGCACCGGGGCCGTTCTCTGTCCGGGCCTACTGCTGAGGCGGTACGCCCCAGGTGGCCGCGCCGACCGCGCCGGAGGGCTGCTGCGGCATGGCGGGCGGTGTGGCCATCTGCTGCTGCGCTGACGTCATCGCGACCTGCGGCACCGCGCGCCGGAACAGGCCTGTAATAGTCATGTTGTCCTTCCACGGTACCGAGGTGAACTGGTCCAGATGCCAGCCCTCCCTTTCGACGGCCTCGATCATCTCGGCAATGTCAGCGATCGGCCGGGACAGAACCGGCGAGTGGGAGACGGCGCCACGGAACTGGGCGATGAAGATGGAGCGGCCTTCTGCGGCTGCTCGGCGGGCGTGGTCGGACATTTTGTCGGCCTTGGCGGCCTTGATGAATCCCACGTTGTGCTCCGCTTCGCCTGGGTTGGTGAGAGGAGGCCAGGTTTCCACCGTTGTGCGGGTTCCGTGACGGCGGTTGCCATTTCGTGACTCGCTGTCTGCTCCGTGCTGTCGGTGCTCGGCGTTACGTGATCTTCGTGGATCGCGGTCCTCCGTTCCGCTTCACCCGCAATGGAGGAGACGAAGCACACCCGGGCGGAGAAGGCCCCGGGAGCACGCCGAGTTGCGTAACTTGTTCAGGGCGACCTCGCGGCTGCCCGCTCGGGCCGCGGAATCCAACGCGAGACTGGGGGATCCATGAGCGTCAGCATTCAGATATCGGCCCTCGCTGGCGTCATCGTAGGTTCCGCCGCCTCGTACGTGACTAGCTCTCTGGCCGAGCGTGCCCGCTGGCGCCGCCAACAGGACGTGCGCTGGGACGAGAGAAGGCTTGCTGCTTACGCGGACTACATCAGCGCCGTCAAGGACATCATCGCCATTGCACAGAGGATGGCCTCTCAGCGCGGTCTCTCGGAAGACCGCGCCACACCAGTGGAGCCGACGGCCGCAGAACTTGAGCGACTCCATGAGGCTGAGGTGCGTCGCGCCGCTCTGATCGAGACCGTCAGGCTGTTGACGGACACGGACACGATCACCGCAACCCGGGAGCTGAACCACACCGTGTGGCATCTTGCGGAGCTTGCACGCGGTCAGGTCCCCGGAGATCAGCAGACATGGAATACGGCCTTCGCGGAGTACAGGCAGGCTCGTGATGCGTACCACCGTTGTGCCCGGGCGACCCTCGGAATCTCGGGCGTAGCCATTTCACGAGACCAGACATGGCCACCTCGATGGAAGCCTGTCGCAGGGGAAGGCCCCGATGGCGGAAGTGGTCTACCGCCTGCCTGAACATCACCGTTGTCTGACGCCGAGTTGACGCCCTCTTCTGATTCTCGGCGTGCCGGCGCTACGGTGCGCAGCATCCCGGTACGGTCCGGGGGAGCGAAAGGTGATCGCCATGAAGCTCAAGTTCATCGGCACCACGTCTGACGGCGGCCAGTGCCCAACGCTGTACGAGATCGAGGGCGACCCCGAGCGGGTGGTCGTCCAGGGCGACATCCTCGACGACCCCGAAGCCCTCTCGCAGCTCCGGGACGTCCTGCCCAAGGAGACTTTCGTCATCGTGCCGAAGGCGCTGCTGGCCCGTTTCGGCCCCAAGGAGTAGCCGCGTGGCTGAGCGCATCCCCGGCGACAAGATCCTTGAGTTCTTCCACGACGGGTTCCGCCACACCGCCTGGCGACTGGAGACGCGCCGTTCCTACGCCGCCGACCAGCGCAGCGAGGCGTACCAGCGCTTCCTGAGAGGCGAGCCGCGCCAAGCGGCTCCCGACAACCCGTGGTCGGCCATGGTGCGGGAGCAGACCGGCAAGGGGAAGCGAATCGAGCGGGTACGTCTCCTCGACGACCCGCTCACACAGAACCAGCAGTACAGCCTGACGAGCGTCTCCGAGAACCTGGAGGCGGGCGAAGACGTCCGCTACCTGCGGCGCGCCGACGCCGCCGAGCAGCACCTCCCTGATGAGGACTTCTGGCTGTTCGACGCCCAGCGTGCGGCCCGGTTCCACTGGGACGAGTCAGGATGGGCGACGCATCTGGAACTGGTCGACGACCCGGCGGTGGTACTGACGTACTGCCAGGCCCGCGATGCGGCCTGGCACTACGCGATCCGCTACGAGGAGCTCACGGCGCAGGTACCTTCGGCTGTGTGAGCACCGATTTTCAGCAGGCCCGAGGTG
The Streptacidiphilus albus JL83 genome window above contains:
- a CDS encoding IS4 family transposase is translated as MVQGSVESDGPVARPDQVSLGVLVAAVPRFKVDEAAAVCGVAEQRRGGKLPPHVTAYLTMALCLFSDDAAEEVAQKVTGSLSQFGVWDAAWEPPTSSGITQARKRLGRDVLRETFYRVAEPVATSETRGAWLRGWRLMAIDGFDLDLPDSAENAAEFGYAGNDQSRSAFPKARVVAVVECGSHAFVDAEVGPWNRSEKAMAASLLPSISTDWLLLADRGFYSFAAFSAAAQTGAALCWRAPTQLSLPVLKVLSDGTYLSALVDPRLRGRQREELLQEAKSGAKPDPAAAHVVRIVEYDVPDRDGGELICLITTVTEPEDATAAELAAAYHQRWEEEAANGQLKTVLRGPGKVLRSKSPDLVHQEIWAYLLVHYAINSLICQAATGADIDPDRISFLRTLNIVRRTATGTAAFPP
- a CDS encoding DUF6879 family protein translates to MAERIPGDKILEFFHDGFRHTAWRLETRRSYAADQRSEAYQRFLRGEPRQAAPDNPWSAMVREQTGKGKRIERVRLLDDPLTQNQQYSLTSVSENLEAGEDVRYLRRADAAEQHLPDEDFWLFDAQRAARFHWDESGWATHLELVDDPAVVLTYCQARDAAWHYAIRYEELTAQVPSAV